The sequence below is a genomic window from Bombus huntii isolate Logan2020A chromosome 13, iyBomHunt1.1, whole genome shotgun sequence.
cttaaagaaaaatttttatcaactttttatattaaaatatttttaacaaaaaatgTATACTTATTACATCATTTTATCCTTAATACTTATATAATCAATCAATGATTACTTTTACTTCGTATCGTTCTGCTGAAATTCCTTAatatatgataaaatattaagatatttaaataaatatacataagtaaatatatatatatacatatatatagcctaagaataataataacttaCTAAATTTTCCCTCAAAGCAAggttattattatttgcatCTTGGTTAGCCATAGCCATAATTAAAGGTATGATCACTTTAACGAAAGTATCATAACTATGTATTCATATTCAGTTTTTTCTTATGTAAATCATTTTGTAATACTAGGTACACATGTATCCGAAAATATTACAACGCGCAGGCGTTGGTATAAACACTTGATATAGTATCTTTTGGGTATAAGAAGATTTTCAAATATCTActaagaaaattattgaactctgttttttatatttaattaaaatatatcgtatGTATAgatatcaaataacaaaagaaacaTGAATTTGCTACATCATTAAAAACATAGAGTGTaatcttatacatatattttgttgaatttttgtattacgtgcataaagaaatataatcagcgcaaacaaaaaattttCTGAGCGTGCAAAGGAAGAGTTTAATTAGTAGACTGTAAACTTGTAAATTGTTGATAAAttcaatatctttttaatatttttattatagtgATTAAACATATAAATGTACAACTACCGGTTTTGAAATCAATACAACAACCCTACTTGCCCCATAAACTTATAATTATGATATTTGCAATCATAATGATGGATagataaatctaaatttcgaTACAACTCATTGctatatattatactaatCTATTGTTATTTTGAACTTAACTTATCGTAATAGTATGTCTTTGAGATACGTAGTATAAAGAAGTGGGTGTTGCTTTCGTCATTTGATAGTTCGCACTTGTATCAGTAGGTTGGTACTGTTACTGTACGTTTCGGAGGCTGATACAAATTAgtctcttatttttattaatcgcATTAAGAGTCATGTGTAAGTGATCTTTTACAATTCTGAAACTTATATTTATGGATATTTGCATTTCATAATTTTCGGAGAATTTTCGATAATGATAGTGCTTACGATATAGGCCGTTCATTTCCGATCAATAATACTAACCGTTTACAAGACATATTAGAGAACCTCAAATGTCATTTAAGAAAAGGGGCGTTATCTTTTACTTGATGTAAGAAGTTTACGTTAATTTTTAGATAAATTGCTCCTCTCATTTTCTTCAAAGCTAGTCCTTATAGTATTTGAATTGAATTAATACAGTATTGTCCCAAAAAAATTTTCATATCACTACTTGCATTCattgatttttaattcttttggACGTCTAACAATGTTTTTTAATACGTGCTATATTTATGTTACAACAGATTTTCatcattatatataaattcctaaaattaaacattttaaggttgtaattaaaaaactgttaaatttgataaatatattatattaaatattagatACATTTTATCTTAGAAAGTATATAagatttacaaatatattttgataaatccAAAATTTTGTAtggtaataaataaatattatgtgtTTATAGATTGATTGTAATTGGAATAATAAAAGGTACCCTCTGTCAAAATGATAGGGGGTTTATTTGTCTACAATCATAAGGGAGAGGTACTTATCTCCAGAGTATATAGAGATGACATTGGACGAAATGCAGTTGATGCATTTCGTGTCAATGTTATCCATGCTAGGCAACAAGTACGCTCCCCTGTTACCAATATTGCCAGAACATCATTCTTTCATATAAAACGTGCTAATATTTGGCTGGCTGCTGTTACTAAACAAAATGTTAATGCTGCAATGGTTTTTGAGttcttattaaaaattatcgaTGTTATGCAATCATATTTTGGTAAGATTTCTGAGGAGAATATCAAGAACAATTTTGTGCTAATCTATGAGCTTTTGGATGGTTAGTACCTTAATATGTCATATAAAGATATTTCCAtaagcaaaaaatattttgtttttaaagtataattaaatttattgtcCAGAAATCTTGGATTTTGGGTATCCACAGAATTGTGATACTGGAGTGTTGAAAACATTCATTACTCAACAAGGAGTAAAATCTGCAACAAAGGAAGAACAGGCTCAAATAACCTCCCAAGTAACTGGTCAGATTGGATGGAGAAGAGAGGGTATCAAGTACAGACGTAATGAATTATTCCTTGATGTTCTTGAATATGTGAATCTCTTAATGAGCCCTCAAGGGCAAGTGCTAAGTGCACATGTTGCTGGGAAGGTTATTATTCAAGGGATAAAATGAGGGAACAGCTGAGGTTTTGGAAAACTTATTAATCTAACATTTCTACCGTAACAGGTTGTGATGAAATCTTATTTGTCTGGAATGCCAGAATGCAAGTTTGGAATCAATGATAAGATTGTTATGGAGGCTAAAGGTATGAAAGGTGGAAGCGGTTTGGGAGGAGGTGGAGATGATCCTACAGGTGCTAGATCTGGGAAACCTG
It includes:
- the LOC126872259 gene encoding AP-2 complex subunit mu encodes the protein MIGGLFVYNHKGEVLISRVYRDDIGRNAVDAFRVNVIHARQQVRSPVTNIARTSFFHIKRANIWLAAVTKQNVNAAMVFEFLLKIIDVMQSYFGKISEENIKNNFVLIYELLDEILDFGYPQNCDTGVLKTFITQQGVKSATKEEQAQITSQVTGQIGWRREGIKYRRNELFLDVLEYVNLLMSPQGQVLSAHVAGKVVMKSYLSGMPECKFGINDKIVMEAKGMKGGSGLGGGGDDPTGARSGKPVVVIDDCQFHQCVKLSKFETEHAISFIPPDGEFELMRYRTTKDISLPFRVIPLVREVGRTKMEVKAVLKSNFKPSLLGQKIEVRVPTPLNTAGVQLICLKGKAKYKASENAIVWKIKRMAGMKETQLSAEIDLLETDTKKRWTRPPISMNFEVPFAPSGFKVRYLKVFESKLNYSDHDVIKWVRYIGRSGLYETRC